A DNA window from Turicibacter sp. TJ11 contains the following coding sequences:
- the ssb gene encoding single-stranded DNA-binding protein produces MLNNVVLVGRVVRQPELIQTQDGKRVSTITLAVTRSFKNAATGEYETDFINITLWEGIARNVVEYCGKGAIIGVKGRLVHKTYEIPNHKSIRVVEVVAEKVSFIQTKTTDQKDQLETERVKELAI; encoded by the coding sequence ATGTTAAATAATGTTGTTTTAGTTGGTCGAGTGGTGCGTCAACCTGAGTTAATACAAACACAAGATGGAAAGAGAGTATCAACGATTACACTCGCAGTCACACGCTCATTTAAAAATGCTGCAACTGGTGAGTACGAAACGGATTTTATAAATATCACCCTCTGGGAAGGAATTGCACGAAACGTTGTTGAGTATTGTGGTAAAGGTGCTATTATCGGTGTTAAAGGCCGTCTAGTTCATAAAACATACGAAATTCCTAATCATAAATCAATTCGTGTCGTTGAAGTTGTTGCTGAGAAGGTCTCGTTTATTCAAACAAAAACAACTGATCAAAAAGATCAGTTAGAAACTGAAAGAGTTAAAGAACTGGCTATATAA
- the yfmH gene encoding EF-P 5-aminopentanol modification-associated protein YfmH, with product MEFKEFPQLQEKLYYEQLENGLEVYMLPKAGFNKSFATFTTKYGSIDNQFVPIGQSEMKRVPDGIAHFLEHKLFEKKDYDVFETFSAHSASSNAFTSFTRTCYLFSCTSELKENLTTLIDFVQSPYFTEQTVEKEKGIIAQEIKMYDDNPDFRSYYEIIGNLFKEHPVKIDIAGTVESIQDITADLLYECYNTFYHPSNMLLFVIGDFDVQEMMTLVRDNQSKKDYQKEDTIPRQYPKELPQVVRKESTLEMEVGTAKVFVGVKDAINHGEGKDLLKKEVALDIIFDLMFGSSSAYYEEMLDKGYINDTFSYETNCEQSFGFSIIGGDTRYPDELAASLKETLLSIPNMTFDESEFNRIKNKKVGRFLSALNSVEFIANQFTQYAFNGVQLFSIVDVLDELTIEDLHQLAQNYFVDDHMSIFKLLPKQA from the coding sequence ATGGAGTTTAAAGAATTTCCCCAATTACAAGAAAAGCTATATTATGAACAATTAGAAAATGGTTTAGAGGTTTACATGTTACCTAAGGCAGGATTTAATAAATCATTTGCGACGTTCACAACAAAATATGGATCAATTGATAATCAATTCGTGCCGATTGGTCAAAGTGAAATGAAACGTGTTCCGGATGGAATTGCTCACTTTTTAGAGCACAAGCTATTTGAAAAGAAAGACTATGATGTCTTTGAAACATTCTCAGCACACAGTGCTTCTTCGAATGCTTTTACGTCATTTACAAGAACATGTTATTTATTCTCATGTACAAGTGAGTTAAAAGAAAATTTAACGACATTAATTGACTTTGTCCAATCACCGTATTTTACGGAGCAAACTGTTGAGAAAGAAAAAGGAATCATCGCACAAGAAATTAAGATGTATGATGACAATCCTGATTTTCGTTCATATTATGAAATCATCGGAAATTTATTTAAAGAACATCCAGTAAAAATAGATATTGCAGGAACAGTAGAATCCATTCAGGATATTACGGCAGACTTATTGTACGAATGCTATAATACCTTCTATCATCCATCAAATATGTTATTATTTGTAATTGGCGATTTTGATGTACAAGAAATGATGACTTTAGTTCGTGACAATCAATCAAAAAAAGATTATCAAAAAGAAGATACGATTCCTCGTCAATATCCTAAAGAATTACCGCAAGTTGTTCGTAAAGAAAGTACATTAGAGATGGAAGTAGGAACAGCAAAAGTATTTGTTGGAGTTAAGGACGCCATTAATCATGGTGAGGGAAAAGATCTTTTGAAAAAAGAAGTGGCCTTAGATATTATTTTTGATTTAATGTTTGGTAGTTCTTCAGCATACTATGAGGAAATGTTAGATAAAGGATATATTAACGATACGTTCTCATATGAAACAAACTGTGAGCAATCATTTGGATTTTCAATTATCGGTGGAGACACTCGTTATCCAGATGAACTAGCTGCTAGTTTAAAAGAAACATTATTATCTATCCCTAATATGACATTTGATGAATCAGAGTTTAATCGAATTAAAAATAAAAAGGTAGGTCGTTTCTTATCCGCTTTAAACTCAGTTGAGTTTATTGCTAATCAATTTACCCAGTATGCTTTTAATGGTGTTCAATTATTTTCAATTGTAGATGTTTTAGATGAATTAACGATTGAGGATTTACATCAATTAGCTCAAAATTATTTTGTTGATGATCATATGAGTATCTTCAAATTATTACCTAAACAAGCATAA